A single Brienomyrus brachyistius isolate T26 chromosome 11, BBRACH_0.4, whole genome shotgun sequence DNA region contains:
- the polr2l gene encoding DNA-directed RNA polymerases I, II, and III subunit RPABC5 translates to MIIPVRCFTCGKIVGNKWEAYLGLLQAEYTEGDALDALGLKRYCCRRMLLSHVDLIEKLLNYAPLEK, encoded by the exons ATGATTATCCCCGTGCGCTGCTTCACTTGTGGAAAAATCGTGGGAAACAAATGGGAGGCTTACCTTGGCTTATTACAGGCCGAGTACACCGAGGG TGACGCCCTGGATGCCTTGGGCTTAAAGAGGTACTGTTGTCGCAGGATGCTGCTGTCACATGTGGACCTCATTGAGAAATTGCTGAACTATGCCCCCTTGGAGAAGTGA